A stretch of Rhizobium glycinendophyticum DNA encodes these proteins:
- the surE gene encoding 5'/3'-nucleotidase SurE produces the protein MRILLTNDDGIHAPGIVALEKIARSLSDDVWIVAPETDQSGLAHSLTLSEPLRLRELGEKRFALRGTPTDCVIMAIRKVLDRKPDLVLSGVNAGANLADDVTYSGTVAGAIEGTVHGVRSFALSQAYSYEAGAPIPWHVAEALAPDLLRKLMTLDLPPGTFLNLNFPHCEPDEAEGVEVTAQGKLEFGLSVEERHDGRGLPYYWLRFGDRKGNYRAGTDIHALRAKKVSVTPLKLDMTDYAVQDLVAEALGQGDLG, from the coding sequence ATGCGCATCCTGCTGACGAATGACGACGGTATCCATGCTCCAGGGATAGTGGCTCTGGAAAAGATCGCGCGCAGCCTGTCCGACGATGTCTGGATCGTGGCCCCCGAGACCGATCAGAGTGGCCTTGCCCATTCTCTGACGCTGTCGGAGCCTCTGCGGCTGCGCGAACTCGGCGAGAAGCGTTTTGCCCTGCGCGGCACGCCGACCGATTGCGTCATCATGGCGATCCGCAAGGTGCTCGACCGCAAGCCGGATCTGGTGCTGTCGGGTGTCAATGCCGGTGCCAATCTCGCCGACGACGTGACCTACTCCGGGACCGTGGCCGGAGCGATCGAAGGGACTGTGCATGGCGTGCGCTCCTTCGCGCTGAGTCAGGCCTATAGCTATGAAGCCGGCGCGCCGATCCCGTGGCACGTGGCCGAGGCGCTGGCGCCGGACCTCTTGCGCAAGCTGATGACCTTGGATCTGCCACCCGGCACCTTCCTCAACCTCAACTTTCCCCATTGCGAACCGGACGAGGCCGAGGGTGTCGAGGTGACCGCCCAGGGCAAACTCGAATTCGGCCTCTCGGTCGAAGAACGTCACGATGGTCGCGGTCTGCCCTACTACTGGCTGCGTTTCGGCGACCGCAAGGGCAATTACCGTGCTGGCACCGACATTCACGCGCTGCGGGCGAAGAAAGTGTCCGTGACGCCGCTCAAGCTCGATATGACCGATTATGCGGTGCAGGATCTTGTGGCGGAAGCGTTGGGGCAGGGAGATCTCGGATGA
- a CDS encoding protein-L-isoaspartate(D-aspartate) O-methyltransferase: MRSALLEREGFAALVLRLRAEGVTNLDLLTAVEQTPRSTFVPPEYAASAYSSRSIPIECGQFMEGADLAVKLLGQLQVKPGHRVLEVGTGSGFITAVLARLAERVISLERYKTLIAGAQRRLETLALRNVILRQADGTNGLPGEGTFDRIFATAAYPSMPRFYAEQLVSGGMLLVPLMIDETRCIMVRLTKTGSRFEREDLFEVPFLPLQPKIAQQL, translated from the coding sequence ATGAGATCTGCGCTTCTCGAACGGGAAGGTTTTGCAGCTCTCGTTCTGCGCCTGCGGGCCGAGGGGGTTACCAATCTCGATCTTCTGACGGCGGTCGAGCAGACGCCACGCTCTACTTTCGTGCCTCCAGAGTATGCCGCGAGCGCCTATTCCAGCCGCTCGATCCCGATCGAATGCGGGCAGTTCATGGAAGGCGCCGATCTGGCGGTGAAGCTGCTTGGCCAATTGCAGGTGAAGCCCGGCCATCGTGTGCTCGAGGTCGGCACCGGCAGTGGCTTCATCACCGCAGTGCTTGCAAGGCTTGCCGAACGTGTCATCTCGCTGGAGCGGTACAAGACCCTGATCGCGGGCGCGCAGCGACGGTTGGAAACGCTGGCTCTGCGGAACGTCATCCTGCGCCAGGCCGACGGCACGAATGGCTTGCCGGGCGAGGGCACCTTCGATCGCATCTTCGCGACGGCCGCCTATCCGTCCATGCCGCGTTTCTACGCGGAACAACTGGTCTCCGGCGGCATGCTACTCGTGCCGCTGATGATCGACGAGACGCGCTGCATCATGGTGCGCCTGACCAAGACCGGCAGCCGCTTCGAGCGCGAGGATCTTTTCGAGGTTCCTTTCCTGCCGCTGCAGCCAAAGATCGCCCAGCAGTTGTGA
- the tatC gene encoding twin-arginine translocase subunit TatC translates to MSGDIDDKPQPLIEHLIELRTRLIWALGAFFVAFLVCFYFAKPLFNLLVVPYKMAVMWAGLDVTKAELIYTAPQEFFFTQVKVAAFGAMVIAFPVIASQIYKFVAPGLYKNERAAFLPFLIASPVLFLIGASLVYFFFTPMVMWFFLAMQQSPGEGEVAISLLPKVSEYLSLIMTLVFSFGLVFQLPVITTLLVRVGIIESKWLADKRKYFIVVAFVVAAVLTPPDPLSQIGLALPTILLYEVAIYAARLVERNRAKAEMAEAMPTTTD, encoded by the coding sequence ATGAGCGGCGATATCGATGACAAGCCGCAGCCGCTGATCGAACATCTGATTGAGCTGCGGACCCGGCTGATCTGGGCGCTAGGCGCCTTCTTCGTCGCCTTCCTCGTCTGCTTCTATTTTGCCAAGCCGCTCTTCAACCTGCTGGTCGTGCCCTACAAGATGGCAGTGATGTGGGCCGGGCTTGATGTGACGAAGGCGGAGTTGATCTACACGGCACCGCAGGAATTCTTCTTCACCCAGGTGAAGGTCGCAGCCTTCGGCGCCATGGTCATTGCCTTTCCGGTGATCGCGTCGCAGATCTACAAGTTCGTGGCGCCCGGTCTTTACAAGAACGAGCGTGCGGCATTCCTGCCGTTTCTGATCGCCTCGCCGGTGCTCTTCCTGATCGGCGCGTCGCTGGTCTACTTCTTTTTCACGCCCATGGTCATGTGGTTCTTCCTCGCCATGCAGCAGAGCCCGGGCGAGGGCGAAGTGGCGATTTCGCTGCTGCCCAAGGTGTCCGAGTATCTGAGCCTGATCATGACGCTGGTCTTCTCATTCGGCCTCGTCTTCCAGCTTCCCGTGATCACCACGCTTCTGGTGCGTGTCGGCATCATCGAAAGCAAGTGGCTGGCCGACAAGCGGAAGTATTTCATCGTCGTCGCCTTTGTGGTCGCAGCCGTGCTGACGCCGCCCGATCCGCTGTCCCAGATCGGTCTTGCACTGCCGACGATCCTTCTCTACGAGGTGGCTATCTACGCGGCGCGACTCGTCGAGCGCAACCGGGCCAAGGCCGAGATGGCTGAGGCAATGCCGACAACGACGGACTAG
- the yajC gene encoding preprotein translocase subunit YajC has translation MFITPAFAQDATVATGAMGSGFEMLLLFAPLMVVWYFFLIRPQRAQMKKREETLSTIRRGDQVIMGGGIVAKVTKVIDDKELEVEIADGVKVRVLRQYVAEVRVKGEPVKTETAA, from the coding sequence ATGTTTATCACGCCAGCCTTTGCCCAGGACGCGACCGTTGCTACGGGCGCTATGGGTTCCGGTTTCGAGATGCTTCTGCTTTTCGCGCCGCTGATGGTGGTCTGGTACTTCTTCCTGATCCGTCCTCAGCGCGCGCAGATGAAGAAGCGTGAGGAAACGCTGTCGACCATTCGCCGCGGCGACCAGGTCATTATGGGCGGCGGCATCGTTGCCAAGGTGACCAAGGTGATCGACGACAAGGAACTCGAAGTCGAGATCGCCGATGGCGTGAAGGTCCGCGTTCTTCGCCAGTATGTTGCGGAAGTCCGCGTCAAGGGCGAACCGGTGAAGACCGAGACAGCCGCCTGA
- a CDS encoding ATP-binding protein, with the protein MTDQTMAALLAEVTRLANAVERLAGPAPVANDWDAADCFVWNAARQHLQPVKRPNRVALGLIRGVDHVRDILHDNTLRFAEGFPANNVLLWGARGMGKSSLVKAVHADIRATTDALLKLVEVHREDIASLPGLLEILKAAPYRILVFCDDLSFDHDDTAYKSLKAALDGGIEGRPDNVLFYATSNRRHLLPRHMMENEQSTAINPSEAVEEKVSLSDRFGLWLGFHKCSQDDYLTMIDGYAAHFKLPLPQAQLHHEALEWATTRGGRSGRVAWQYIQDLAGRLRISTDNA; encoded by the coding sequence ATGACTGATCAGACGATGGCGGCACTGCTTGCCGAAGTGACACGACTTGCCAATGCCGTGGAGCGCCTTGCGGGGCCCGCCCCGGTAGCAAACGATTGGGACGCCGCCGACTGCTTTGTCTGGAACGCCGCGCGGCAACATCTCCAGCCGGTCAAGCGCCCGAACCGCGTGGCACTCGGCCTGATCCGCGGCGTCGATCATGTGCGCGATATCCTGCACGACAACACGCTGCGCTTCGCAGAGGGCTTTCCGGCGAACAACGTTCTGCTCTGGGGCGCCCGCGGCATGGGCAAGTCTTCGCTGGTCAAGGCAGTCCATGCCGACATTCGCGCGACGACTGACGCTCTCCTCAAGCTCGTCGAAGTTCACCGCGAGGACATCGCCTCCCTGCCCGGACTGCTCGAGATCCTGAAAGCCGCGCCCTACCGCATCCTCGTCTTCTGTGACGACCTCTCCTTCGACCATGACGACACCGCCTACAAATCGCTCAAAGCAGCGCTTGACGGCGGCATCGAGGGGCGACCGGACAATGTGCTGTTCTACGCCACATCGAACCGCCGCCATTTGCTGCCGCGTCACATGATGGAAAACGAGCAGTCGACGGCGATCAATCCGTCGGAGGCGGTCGAAGAAAAGGTCTCCCTGTCGGATCGCTTCGGCCTCTGGCTCGGCTTCCACAAATGCAGTCAGGACGACTACCTGACAATGATCGACGGCTATGCCGCCCATTTCAAATTGCCTCTGCCGCAAGCGCAATTGCATCACGAAGCGCTTGAATGGGCCACCACACGCGGGGGGCGTTCCGGCCGCGTCGCCTGGCAATACATTCAGGACCTTGCCGGCCGATTGCGAATTTCGACCGACAACGCCTGA
- a CDS encoding phytoene/squalene synthase family protein, translated as MSELKPDNEALCLAALREYDRDRYLASLLTPAEHRAAVVALYAYNAELARVRDLVREPLPGEVRLQYWRDLLEGSAHGETAANPVAAELLRAVSERDLPIAPLIAMADARIFDLYDDPIESTVMFEGYAGETSAALIQLAALALDPKAAEGAFEIVGHAGVALAVAGSLLLMPIHRSRGQVYVPLQILSAAGLDRDTFLTDDQPARLKTAIEAFAGYGLDHLKQARTGGAIPKSLLPAFLPVSLASGVLQRAASGGAAALAGTIRAPQWRRQLAMMRLLVTGRL; from the coding sequence GTGAGCGAGCTGAAGCCGGACAATGAGGCGCTGTGCCTCGCAGCGTTGCGCGAATACGACCGTGACCGCTATCTGGCGAGCCTCTTGACACCTGCCGAACACCGCGCCGCCGTCGTTGCGCTCTATGCTTACAATGCTGAACTGGCTCGTGTTCGCGATTTGGTGCGCGAGCCGCTGCCCGGGGAGGTCCGTCTGCAATACTGGCGTGATCTGCTGGAAGGTTCGGCTCATGGCGAGACGGCAGCGAACCCTGTAGCGGCGGAACTGTTACGAGCCGTCAGCGAGCGCGACCTGCCGATCGCGCCGCTCATCGCCATGGCCGATGCCCGTATCTTCGACCTTTACGACGATCCAATCGAATCCACTGTCATGTTCGAAGGCTATGCCGGCGAGACCTCCGCCGCACTGATCCAGCTTGCCGCGTTGGCGCTGGACCCGAAGGCGGCAGAAGGCGCCTTCGAGATCGTCGGCCATGCGGGCGTCGCGCTCGCCGTCGCCGGTAGCCTCCTGCTGATGCCGATCCACCGGAGCCGTGGACAAGTCTATGTACCGCTCCAGATTTTGTCCGCGGCGGGGCTCGACCGGGACACCTTCCTGACAGACGATCAGCCTGCGCGACTGAAGACCGCAATCGAGGCTTTCGCCGGTTACGGTCTTGATCATCTCAAACAGGCGCGCACGGGCGGCGCGATCCCCAAGAGCCTGCTGCCTGCTTTCCTGCCTGTCTCGCTCGCTTCCGGCGTCCTTCAACGGGCCGCCAGCGGTGGCGCAGCTGCACTTGCCGGCACGATTCGCGCCCCCCAATGGCGCCGTCAGCTGGCGATGATGCGGCTTCTGGTCACCGGCCGCCTGTAA
- a CDS encoding Mth938-like domain-containing protein, with amino-acid sequence MVFGFGDKGIVIRDAHFPGQPVIDSYGNGGFRFADMSHRGSLLFLPSGVYGWEQTEDQPLTLASFERVLAETGIEFLIIGTGRQLRLIDPTVRAALKERGIASDPMGTGAALRTYNIMLAEQRPVAAALIAV; translated from the coding sequence ATGGTCTTCGGCTTCGGTGACAAGGGCATCGTCATCCGCGATGCCCATTTCCCCGGCCAGCCGGTGATTGATTCCTATGGCAATGGCGGCTTCCGGTTTGCCGACATGTCCCATCGTGGTTCGCTGCTCTTCCTGCCATCAGGCGTTTATGGCTGGGAGCAGACGGAAGACCAGCCGCTGACGCTTGCCTCCTTCGAACGGGTGCTTGCCGAGACGGGCATCGAGTTCCTGATCATCGGCACGGGCCGCCAGCTTCGACTGATCGATCCGACTGTCAGGGCGGCCTTGAAAGAGAGAGGGATCGCCAGCGATCCCATGGGAACCGGTGCGGCACTGCGCACGTATAACATCATGCTGGCCGAGCAGAGGCCGGTCGCCGCGGCATTAATTGCCGTCTGA
- the secDF gene encoding protein translocase subunit SecDF: MLHTSRWKTAFIWLTVLVSVLVAIPNVFSDETLKSFPSWLPTNKVTLGLDLQGGSHIMLKLERADIVKERLETIVGDVRTQLRDANIRYTGLSGVGQQIQVKITDADKLAAAEEALRSLTTPVSVGGLTGGSVTEVTMERGEDGVLRLALTDPGIDYRVSSALTQSMEVVRRRVDELGTTEPLIQRQGEDRIIVQVPGLTDPQRLKALLNQTAKLSFRMVDTSMPVTEAINTRPPAQSEVLYSTDDPAVPYLVEKRALISGENLVDAQASFDQRSNEPVVSFRFDSRGAQRFAQATQQNVGRPFAIILDDQVISAPVIREPILGGSGQISGNFSVEGANDLAVLLRAGALPATLTVVEERTVGPGLGQDSINAGVTASILGALAVVAYMMIFYGTFGLMANIALAANIVMIMAALTLIGSTLTLPGIAGIVLTMGMAVDSNVLIYERIREEARNGRSLIQSIDIGFKKAFATIVDANLTTLIAAVVLFFLGSGPVRGFAVTLSIGIVTTVFTAFTMTFWLMARWYRWKRPKIIPKSIRTGFFDNRNIRFMAMRKINFAAAMVISIASVIGFFTVGMNLGIDFKGGSIIEVKVRQGEADLSDIRERLSQLNLGEVQAQGFGDASSALIRLQAQDGGENAEQSALAKVRGELEAQYDFRRVEVVGPSVSNDLTYTATLGVAVALLGILIYIWFRFEWQFALGAIIATLHDVIFTLGLFVLTGFEFNLTSIAAILTIIGYSLNDTVVVYDRMRENLRRYKKMPLDVLIDESINQTLSRTVLTAGSTFLALLALYVFGGEVIRSFTFAMLAGVVIGTFSSIYIAGPVLIAFKLRPESFQKDDEKEADKAAAKAGA, from the coding sequence ATGCTTCATACATCCCGCTGGAAGACTGCGTTCATTTGGTTGACCGTCCTGGTCAGCGTTCTGGTTGCTATACCGAATGTCTTTTCGGATGAGACGCTGAAGTCCTTCCCGTCCTGGCTGCCGACCAACAAGGTCACGCTGGGCCTCGACCTGCAGGGCGGCTCGCACATCATGCTGAAGCTGGAACGGGCCGACATCGTCAAGGAGCGGCTTGAAACCATTGTCGGCGACGTGCGCACGCAGCTGCGTGACGCCAACATCCGCTATACGGGTCTGTCCGGTGTCGGCCAGCAGATCCAGGTCAAGATTACCGATGCGGACAAGCTGGCGGCCGCAGAAGAAGCCCTTCGCTCGCTCACCACTCCGGTCAGCGTCGGTGGCCTGACGGGCGGTTCGGTCACCGAAGTGACCATGGAACGCGGCGAAGACGGCGTGCTGCGCCTGGCGCTCACGGACCCCGGCATCGATTATCGCGTCTCGTCGGCGCTCACCCAGTCCATGGAAGTCGTTCGCCGCCGCGTCGACGAACTCGGGACGACCGAGCCCCTGATCCAGCGCCAGGGCGAAGACCGGATCATCGTCCAGGTGCCGGGCCTGACCGATCCCCAACGTCTGAAGGCTCTGCTCAACCAGACCGCAAAGCTCTCCTTCCGCATGGTCGATACCTCGATGCCGGTGACCGAGGCGATCAACACGCGTCCGCCGGCCCAGTCGGAAGTGCTCTATTCGACCGACGATCCGGCCGTGCCCTACCTCGTCGAGAAGCGCGCGCTGATTTCTGGCGAAAACCTTGTCGATGCCCAGGCATCGTTTGACCAGCGCTCGAATGAGCCGGTCGTCAGCTTCCGCTTCGACAGCCGTGGCGCCCAGCGCTTCGCCCAGGCGACTCAGCAGAATGTCGGCCGTCCCTTCGCCATCATCCTCGACGATCAGGTGATTTCCGCACCCGTGATCCGCGAGCCGATCCTCGGCGGCTCCGGCCAGATTTCCGGCAACTTCTCCGTCGAGGGCGCAAACGATCTTGCCGTGCTCCTGCGCGCCGGCGCCCTTCCTGCGACCCTGACCGTTGTTGAAGAACGCACCGTCGGCCCCGGCCTCGGCCAGGATTCGATCAATGCCGGCGTCACCGCCAGCATTCTCGGCGCACTCGCCGTCGTCGCCTATATGATGATCTTCTACGGCACCTTCGGCTTGATGGCGAACATCGCGCTCGCCGCCAACATCGTCATGATCATGGCGGCGCTGACGCTGATCGGCTCGACGCTGACCCTACCGGGCATTGCCGGTATCGTGCTGACAATGGGTATGGCCGTCGACTCCAACGTTCTGATCTACGAGCGTATCCGAGAGGAAGCGCGCAACGGACGGTCGCTCATCCAGTCCATCGACATCGGCTTCAAAAAGGCCTTCGCCACCATCGTCGACGCCAACCTGACGACGCTCATCGCTGCCGTCGTTCTGTTCTTCCTCGGTTCCGGTCCGGTGCGCGGTTTTGCCGTTACGCTCTCCATCGGTATCGTCACGACCGTCTTCACCGCCTTCACCATGACCTTCTGGCTCATGGCGCGGTGGTATCGCTGGAAGCGTCCGAAGATCATTCCGAAGAGCATCCGCACCGGCTTCTTCGACAACCGCAACATCCGCTTCATGGCAATGCGCAAGATCAACTTCGCAGCCGCCATGGTGATCTCTATAGCCTCGGTCATCGGCTTCTTCACCGTGGGCATGAATCTCGGCATCGACTTCAAGGGCGGCTCGATCATCGAGGTCAAGGTGCGTCAGGGTGAAGCCGATCTCTCGGACATCCGCGAGCGTCTGAGCCAGCTCAACCTCGGCGAAGTTCAGGCCCAGGGCTTCGGCGATGCATCGAGTGCACTGATCCGTCTACAGGCGCAGGACGGCGGCGAGAACGCTGAGCAGTCAGCGCTGGCCAAGGTGCGCGGTGAACTGGAAGCGCAATACGACTTCCGCCGCGTCGAAGTCGTCGGTCCTTCGGTGTCCAATGACCTCACCTACACTGCGACACTCGGCGTGGCCGTGGCGCTGCTCGGTATCCTGATCTACATCTGGTTCCGCTTCGAATGGCAGTTTGCGCTCGGGGCCATCATCGCCACGTTGCACGACGTGATCTTCACCCTCGGCCTGTTCGTGCTGACCGGCTTCGAATTCAATCTGACCAGTATCGCGGCGATTCTCACGATCATCGGTTACTCGCTGAACGATACCGTCGTCGTGTATGACCGAATGCGTGAGAACCTCAGGCGCTATAAGAAGATGCCGCTCGACGTCCTGATCGACGAATCGATCAACCAGACGCTTTCGCGGACCGTTCTGACGGCGGGTTCTACCTTCCTGGCGCTGCTGGCTCTGTATGTATTCGGCGGTGAGGTCATCCGCTCCTTCACCTTCGCCATGCTTGCGGGTGTGGTGATCGGCACTTTCTCCTCGATCTACATCGCCGGTCCGGTTCTGATCGCCTTCAAGCTGCGTCCCGAGAGCTTCCAGAAGGACGACGAGAAGGAAGCCGACAAGGCGGCCGCCAAGGCGGGGGCCTGA
- a CDS encoding LysM peptidoglycan-binding domain-containing M23 family metallopeptidase, producing MRNSVSPKAGLPVVRICGAILLAGTVAGCSSDASRFTSVFSTDNLTTASIPRGQSPLREQPPVPAENIGGSYGQSQAMAQPAPTYQQNTYQQNTYQPAAARAASTPAAVQRAELSAPSGMGAPAVSNNSERAQALAQPFPSMPAKNGNGTVALGAPPQNLAEPSVTGSTPKKGQWSTANAARVTLRPGETIATLANRYGVPEREILKANGLTHSSDAATGQLVVIPSLAGGNAARAAADASGIPDGGKPGLPDGQQQNVAVLPTVPGSRDKQQGSTLAATGKTPAGAGTGTYVVKPGDSIARIAQQNGVSTAELKKVNGLTTGAIRIGQVLTLPQKSGQAAVTPVAADPMKTASVPAASQPGEYKAPTATKSVSEVASVDPESSAPQATGIGKYRWPARGAVIANFGSNIDGKRSDGIAISVPTGTPIKAAENGVVIYAGNGLKELGNTVLIRHDDGKVTVYGHADSISVQRGQKVQRGQTIATSGMSGNVSRPMLHFEVRKDAAPVNPITYLE from the coding sequence ATGCGTAATAGTGTATCGCCAAAAGCTGGACTGCCGGTCGTCCGCATCTGCGGCGCCATTCTCCTGGCAGGCACCGTTGCCGGTTGCAGTTCGGATGCCTCGCGCTTCACTTCGGTCTTCTCCACGGACAATCTGACAACCGCTTCAATCCCGCGCGGCCAGTCTCCTCTGCGTGAGCAGCCGCCGGTCCCCGCCGAAAACATTGGCGGCAGCTACGGCCAGAGCCAGGCGATGGCCCAGCCGGCCCCCACCTACCAGCAGAACACCTACCAGCAGAACACCTATCAGCCGGCCGCAGCGCGTGCCGCAAGCACCCCCGCAGCCGTTCAGCGGGCCGAGCTCTCCGCTCCGTCGGGCATGGGCGCTCCGGCCGTCAGCAACAATTCTGAACGCGCTCAGGCTCTGGCGCAGCCCTTCCCCTCGATGCCCGCCAAGAACGGCAACGGCACAGTGGCGCTCGGCGCTCCGCCGCAGAACCTGGCCGAACCCAGCGTCACGGGGTCGACACCGAAGAAGGGCCAGTGGTCGACCGCCAATGCCGCCCGCGTCACCCTGCGTCCCGGTGAAACGATCGCCACGCTGGCCAATCGCTATGGTGTGCCGGAGCGCGAGATCCTCAAGGCGAACGGTCTGACGCATTCGTCGGATGCGGCAACCGGCCAGCTGGTGGTGATTCCGAGCCTTGCCGGTGGCAATGCGGCACGTGCGGCTGCCGATGCAAGCGGTATCCCCGATGGTGGCAAGCCGGGCCTGCCGGACGGCCAGCAGCAAAACGTCGCCGTCCTGCCGACGGTACCGGGCTCTCGCGACAAGCAGCAGGGCTCGACGCTCGCCGCGACCGGCAAGACGCCGGCTGGCGCGGGCACTGGCACCTATGTCGTCAAGCCGGGTGATTCCATCGCTCGCATCGCCCAGCAGAACGGGGTGAGCACTGCCGAACTGAAGAAGGTCAACGGCCTGACGACCGGTGCAATCCGTATCGGTCAGGTTCTGACCCTGCCGCAGAAGTCTGGCCAGGCCGCTGTAACGCCTGTCGCCGCCGATCCGATGAAGACGGCATCTGTTCCGGCCGCAAGTCAGCCCGGCGAATACAAGGCGCCGACCGCGACCAAGTCGGTCTCGGAGGTCGCGTCGGTGGATCCGGAATCCTCCGCGCCGCAGGCAACCGGCATCGGCAAGTATCGCTGGCCGGCCCGCGGTGCCGTCATTGCCAATTTCGGTTCGAATATCGACGGCAAGCGTTCCGACGGCATTGCCATCTCTGTCCCGACCGGGACCCCGATCAAGGCTGCCGAAAATGGCGTTGTCATCTATGCCGGCAATGGGTTGAAGGAACTCGGCAACACGGTTCTCATCCGCCACGACGACGGCAAGGTCACGGTCTACGGTCATGCCGACAGCATTTCGGTCCAGCGCGGCCAGAAGGTTCAGCGCGGCCAGACCATTGCCACCTCGGGCATGAGCGGCAATGTTTCGCGCCCGATGCTGCATTTCGAAGTCCGCAAGGATGCGGCTCCGGTCAATCCGATCACTTATCTGGAATAG
- the serS gene encoding serine--tRNA ligase produces the protein MLDIKWIRDNPEALDAALAKRGAEPLAASLIALDQKRRAVAQSMQDMQSRRNSASKDIGAAMAQKNTELAEKLKAEVASLKDTLPAAEEEERQLTAELNDALSRIPNIPHDDVPVGKDEHDNVVARVVGNKPTWNHKPLEHYEVGEGLGYMDFERAAKLSGARFTVLTGPLARLERAIGQFMIDLHTSEHGYTEVSSPLLVRAEALYGTGNLPKFEEDLFKTTDSRYLIPTAEVTLTNLVAGEILDQEKLPLRFTALTPSFRSEAGSAGRDTRGMLRQHQFWKCELVSITDAESSIAEHERMTACAEEVLKRLGLHFRTMTLCTGDMGFGSRKTYDLEVWLPGQNTYREISSCSVCGDFQARRMNARYRNKDGKGTTFVHTLNGSGTAVGRCLIAVMENYLNEDGSITIPDVLLPYMGGLKKIEKAA, from the coding sequence ATGCTCGATATCAAGTGGATCCGTGACAATCCCGAGGCCCTGGACGCAGCGCTCGCCAAGCGTGGCGCAGAACCGCTGGCGGCTTCCCTGATCGCCCTCGACCAGAAGCGTCGTGCCGTGGCTCAGTCGATGCAGGACATGCAGTCGCGCCGCAACTCGGCCTCCAAGGACATCGGCGCCGCCATGGCGCAGAAGAATACCGAGTTGGCCGAAAAGCTGAAGGCGGAGGTCGCCTCGCTGAAGGACACCCTGCCGGCAGCCGAAGAGGAAGAGCGTCAGCTCACCGCTGAGCTGAACGATGCCCTGTCGCGCATCCCGAACATCCCACATGACGACGTGCCGGTCGGCAAGGACGAGCATGACAATGTCGTTGCTCGTGTGGTTGGGAACAAGCCGACCTGGAACCACAAGCCGCTGGAGCACTATGAGGTCGGCGAAGGCCTCGGTTACATGGATTTCGAGCGTGCTGCCAAGCTGTCGGGCGCCCGTTTTACCGTGCTCACCGGTCCGCTGGCCCGGCTTGAGCGCGCGATCGGGCAGTTTATGATCGACCTCCACACCTCGGAGCATGGCTACACGGAAGTGTCGTCGCCGCTTCTGGTGCGCGCCGAAGCGCTCTATGGCACCGGTAACCTGCCGAAGTTCGAGGAAGATCTGTTCAAGACCACGGACAGCCGCTACCTCATCCCGACGGCCGAGGTGACTTTGACCAATCTCGTCGCTGGGGAAATACTCGACCAGGAAAAGCTGCCGCTGCGCTTTACCGCACTCACCCCATCCTTCCGCTCGGAAGCAGGTTCCGCCGGCCGCGACACGCGCGGCATGCTGCGCCAGCACCAGTTCTGGAAATGCGAACTCGTTTCGATCACCGATGCCGAAAGCTCGATCGCCGAACACGAGCGCATGACGGCCTGCGCCGAAGAAGTGTTGAAGCGTCTCGGCCTGCATTTCCGTACCATGACGCTCTGCACCGGCGACATGGGCTTTGGCTCGCGCAAGACCTATGACCTTGAGGTCTGGCTGCCGGGGCAGAACACCTATCGCGAAATCTCGTCCTGCTCGGTCTGCGGCGATTTCCAGGCCCGCCGCATGAATGCGCGCTATCGCAACAAGGACGGCAAGGGCACGACCTTCGTGCACACGCTGAACGGCTCGGGTACGGCTGTCGGACGCTGCCTGATCGCGGTGATGGAGAACTATCTCAATGAAGACGGCTCCATCACTATTCCGGACGTGTTGCTGCCCTACATGGGCGGTCTGAAGAAGATCGAAAAGGCGGCCTGA